The Camelina sativa cultivar DH55 chromosome 14, Cs, whole genome shotgun sequence genome includes a window with the following:
- the LOC104742713 gene encoding jacalin-related lectin 10-like, with protein MFIFYIFLFLSSPIIDSTGFAKAQKLDVVGGKGGKQWDDGADHDNVAKVYIRGGLEGIQYIKFDYVKDGKSINGSIHGVAGSGFTETFEIDYLNSEYIVSVDGYYDKTGVMQALVIKTNRKNSEVIGYSKGTTKFSLGGVNGKMMIGFHGSAGKVLNSIGAYLTTAPPTKSELVGGLTGGEPWDDGPNYDGVRKVSVTYISTLIRSINVDYVKDGQVTTCYHGMKNGDTEEFVVDYPNEYLISVEGTYNILPDDNVLVIRSLIFKTSKGRISPTYGFVSGTKFVLESQGNAIVGFYGRDGRAFDAIGVYFSPIPS; from the exons ATGtttatcttctatatttttctttttctctcctcACCCATTATAG ATTCAACTGGGTTTGCAAAGGCCCAGAAGTTGGATGTAGTTGGTGGGAAGGGAGGCAAGCAATGGGATGATGGAGCAGACCATGACAATGTAGCAAAAGTTTATATACGAGGTGGTCTTGAAGGCATACAATACATCAAATTTGATTATGTCAAAGATGGTAAATCTATAAATGGATCCATCCATGGTGTTGCGGGTAGCGGTTTCACAGAGAcg TTTGAGATTGATTATCTGAACAGTGAATATATTGTATCTGTTGATGGCTACTACGACAAAACCGGTGTGATGCAAGCACTTGTAATCAAAACCAACCGGAAGAATTCAGAAGTGATTGGATATTCAAAGGGTACCACAAAGTTTTCACTAGGTGGTGTCAATGGCAAGATGATGATTGGCTTCCATGGATCCGCTGGGAAAGTCTTAAACTCAATTGGAGCATATTTAACAACAGCTCCTCCTACTAAGTCAGAACTCGTAGGTGGTCTAACCGGAGGCGAACCTTGGGATGATGGTCCTAATTATGATGGCGTGAGAAAGGTATCTGTTACTTACATTAGCACGCTTATAAGGAGTATCAATGTCGACTACGTAAAGGACGGCCAAGTTACAACATGTTACCATGGGATGAAGAATGGAGATACAGAGGAG TTTGTGGTAGACTATCCAAATGAATATTTGATATCAGTGGAGGGTACCTACAACATACTCCCCGATGATAACGTTTTGGTCATTAGGTCGTTGATTTTCAAAACATCAAAAGGGAGAATCTCTCCCACGTATGGGTTTGTGTCAGGTACCAAATTTGTGTTGGAGAGCCAAGGTAATGCTATTGTTGGATTCTATGGGCGGGATGGTCGTGCTTTCGACGCTATCGGGGTTTATTTCTCTCCAATTCCATCGtaa
- the LOC104742714 gene encoding protein CHUP1, chloroplastic, whose translation MIITKCKRDINLFVLQLGAALAVSFAGFLFSRFRKNTKRIGPTLPPLSPQSSDKGYRDCSNRSNDKGDVDSKKSNEETVIGFSPRKECDLDDKDVFLLPEFEEEVKKLDLLVSDDCETPRSDITVPLAFPSEEEADHENEINRLRNTVRALRERERCLEDKLLEYYSLKEQQKIAMELRSRLKLNQMETKVFNLKIKSLKAENEKLKAQCSEHLKVVLELDKAKSEVHVLKKKLNVNTQQHVEQILSLKERVMRLQEEEIKATLPDPEADKMMQRLRDLEGEINELQDSNMKLQFENFELAEKLESVQIIANSKLEDPEEIETLREDGNRLRSENEELKKEVEQLQGDRCTDLEELVYLRWINACLRYELRTYQPPPGKTVARDLSTTLSPTSEVKAKQLILEYAHSEGHEEDNTDYDRWSSSQEESSMITDSMFLDDSSVDTLFATKTKKSGKKKLMHKLMKILHGKDSTPDRKKRAGSSEPSSSNTGVHSTPRQQLRTTQSMDFQMLMLGKDEEEDFKNHIKMLRRKSEAADSSAYGEEHCLESDQNGKKELIKYAEALTKSRSTKKLHKKSVSFFF comes from the exons ATGATCATTACCAAATGCAAAAGAGACATAAACCTGTTTGTGCTTCAATTAGGAGCAGCTCTTGCAGTATCTTTTGCTGGATTTCTCTTTTCTCGATTTAGAAAGAATACAAAAAGAATCGGACCCACTCTGCCTCCTCTTTCACCTCAATCCTCTG ATAAGGGATACAGAGACTGTTCCAACAGATCCAATGAT aaaggagatgttgactCTAAGAAGAGTAATGAAGAGACTGTAATTGGTTTTTCGCCACGAAAGGAATGTGATCTTGATGACAAAGATGTGTTTTTATTACCGGAGTTTGAAGAGGAAGTGAAAAAGTTAGATTTGTTGGTCTCTGATGACTGTGAAACGCCGCGGTCGGATATAACTGTTCCGTTAGCATTTCCGAGCGAAGAGGAAGCTGATCATGAGAATGAGATTAACCGGTTAAGAAACACGGTGAGAGCACtccgtgagagagagaggtgtctTGAGGATAAGTTGTTAGAATACTACAGTCTCAAGGAGCAGCAAAAGATTGCGATGGAACTGAGAAGTAGATTGAAACTAAACCAGATGGAGACTAAAGTTTTCAATCTCAAAATCAAGTCTTTGAAAGCCGAGAACGAGAAACTAAAGGCTCAGTGTTCTGAGCATTTGAAAGTTGTGTTGGAGCTGGATAAGGCTAAGTCTGAGGTTCATGTTCTTAAGAAGAAACTGAACGTTAACACCCAACAACACGTAGAGCAGATTTTGTCACTTAAGGAACGAGTGATGAGgcttcaagaagaagagatcaaagctACTTTACCTGATCCGGAAGCTGATAAGATGATGCAGAGGTTAAGGGATTTGGAAGGTGAGATCAACGAGCTTCAGGATTCCAACATGAAATTACAGTTTGAAAATTTCGAACTTGCTGAGAAGCTGGAGTCTGTTCAAATCATAGCAAATTCAAAGCTTGAGGACCCGGAAGAG attgaGACATTACGAGAAGATGGTAACCGTTTGAGGAGTGAAAACGAAGAGCTGAAGAAGGAAGTGGAACAGCTTCAAGGGGATCGATGCACTGACCTCGAGGAGCTTGTTTATCTCAGATGGATAAACGCTTGTTTGAGATACGAGCTAAGGACTTACCAGCCTCCTCCGGGTAAAACTGTTGCTAGGGATCTTAGTACTACTCTAAGTCCTACTTCAGAAGTGAAAGCTAAGCAGCTGATACTCGAGTACGCACATAGCGAAGGGCATGAGGAAGATAATACTGATTATGATCGATGGTCATCTTCGCAGGAAGAGTCATCAATGATCACTGACTCAATGTTTTTAGATGATTCTTCTGTTGACACTTTGTTTGcgacgaaaacaaaaaagtcagggaagaagaagcttatGCATAAGTTGATGAAGATCTTACACGGTAAAGATAGTACTCCAGACCGTAAGAAAAGAGCTGGTTCTTCAGAACCGAGCAGCTCAAACACAGGTGTTCATTCGACTCCTAGGCAGCAGCTTAGAACAACACAGTCAATGGACTTCCAAATGTTGATGCTTGGCAAAGACGAGGAAGAGGACTTCAAGAATCACATTAAGATGCTGCGTCGTAAGAGCGAAGCAGCAGATTCTTCCGCTTATGGAGAAGAACATTGTTTGGAATCAGATCAAAACGGGAAGAAAGAGCTGATTAAATATGCAGAGGCGCTTACGAAATCTCGCTCCACAAAGAAACTGCATAAGAAATCTGTGTCcttctttttctaa
- the LOC104744082 gene encoding uncharacterized protein LOC104744082, with product MKGIVSQAKRSGVQPPWIGENLWPLMLEHWNTPDAIEKSENASQCRNSDRGGLGVHKHLAGQKSFVQIHQEMEEELGHLMSLVEVFLKTHTRPDGTVVDQKAKQVAETYERIIEERQAETEEDGPDGSESSTHHNLSLDERNEIFLQCTHTDHKGNPFGLGSLVETLKKRKMTDSYASASPSTIGELQDQLWRKISEHEAENARRDQEHRESQSELKRLFLFMKEKNPEIEAFMVSPPESSTPATTHPAIAPATNAQPTDGGTTPGTTPTSSPAANSLSSNTASN from the exons ATGAAAGGAATTGTCAGTCAAGCAAAGAGGAGTGGTGTCCAACCACCATGGATTGGTGAAAATTTATGGCCTCTTATGTTGGAACATTGGAACACCCCTGATGCAATTGAGAAGAGTGAGAATGCTTCACAGTGCAGAAACTCTGATCGTGGAGGTCTTGGAGTGCACAAACACTTAGCTGGTCAGAAATCATTTGTGCAAATTCATCAAGAGATG GAGGAAGAGTTGGGGCATCTTATGTCACTGGTGGAAGTGTTTCTTAAAACACACACTCGTCCGGATGGAACAGTTGTGGATCAAAAAGCCAAACAAGTTGCTGAGACGTATGAGAGGATCATAGAAGAGAGACAAGCTGAAACGGAGGAAGATGGTCCAGATGGTTCAGAGAGTTCAACACATCATAATCTTTCCCTTGatgaaagaaatgaaatctTCCTTCAG TGTACTCATACAGACCACAAAGGCAACCCATTTGGACTTGGATCACTTGTGGAGACactaaagaaaaggaaaatgacAGATAGTTATGCAAGCGCTTCTCCATCAACTATTGGGGAGCTTCAAGATCAACTTTGGCGCAAGATTTCTGAACACGAGGCTGAGAATGCACGACGTGATCAGGAACACCGAGAGTCTCAATCTGAGCTGAAGAGGCTTTTCCTcttcatgaaagaaaaaaatcctgaGATCGAAGCTTTTATGGTTTCTCCTCCTGAATCATCCACACCTGCAACCACCCATCCAGCTATCGCACCTGCAACCAATGCACAGCCCACTGACGGAGGCACCACACCAGGCACCACACCAACCTCCAGTCCAGCTGCCAATTCCCTTTCCTCTAATACTGCTTCCAACTGA